In Kitasatospora viridis, the following are encoded in one genomic region:
- a CDS encoding RNA polymerase sigma factor — translation MEHELAGPGGPRSASGRSIIRPGAAAEHGERLAALDEELVRAGGGTAGDRAARLAADAEVVRRLRQVGFAGPLYQQVMGQLMQYGWNVLTPWCGSGIVFAQARAAGRPVPESMIVTPWERDDRHEVATETILAGARLFHRQALVNGRWSPTGGASLTTFYLGACLLSFKGEYQRWHRSRTAAARQVSEDADEVLAALPDQRAVDPLEAVVLRSQVASVLTALPDPKLREALVLRGAGYSQAEAAHRVDLSTKALESRVGRARTKHRNDNSDSVTN, via the coding sequence GTGGAACACGAGCTTGCGGGGCCCGGAGGCCCCCGGTCTGCCTCGGGCCGTTCGATCATCCGGCCCGGTGCCGCCGCGGAGCACGGGGAGCGGCTGGCCGCGCTCGACGAGGAGCTCGTCCGGGCCGGCGGCGGAACGGCCGGTGACCGTGCGGCCAGGCTCGCGGCGGACGCGGAGGTCGTGCGGCGGCTGCGGCAGGTCGGGTTCGCCGGGCCGCTGTACCAGCAGGTCATGGGTCAACTGATGCAGTACGGCTGGAACGTGCTCACCCCGTGGTGCGGCTCGGGCATCGTCTTCGCCCAGGCCCGCGCCGCCGGGCGCCCCGTGCCGGAAAGCATGATCGTCACGCCGTGGGAGCGCGACGACCGCCACGAGGTCGCCACCGAGACGATCCTGGCCGGCGCCCGGCTGTTCCACCGTCAGGCCCTGGTCAACGGCCGGTGGAGCCCCACCGGCGGGGCGAGCCTGACCACCTTCTACCTGGGTGCGTGCCTGCTGTCCTTCAAAGGCGAGTACCAGCGCTGGCACCGCAGCCGCACGGCCGCCGCCCGGCAGGTGAGCGAGGACGCCGACGAGGTGCTGGCCGCCCTGCCGGACCAGCGCGCCGTCGATCCACTGGAGGCCGTCGTGCTGCGGAGCCAGGTGGCGAGCGTGCTCACCGCCCTGCCCGACCCGAAGCTGCGCGAGGCCCTCGTACTGCGGGGCGCCGGATACAGCCAGGCCGAGGCCGCCCACCGCGTCGACCTCAGCACGAAAGCCTTGGAGAGCCGGGTCGGCCGGGCCCGCACCAAGCATCGCAACGACAATTCCGACTCCGTCACGAACTGA